One Aphelocoma coerulescens isolate FSJ_1873_10779 chromosome 5, UR_Acoe_1.0, whole genome shotgun sequence DNA segment encodes these proteins:
- the PTPRCAP gene encoding protein tyrosine phosphatase receptor type C-associated protein, translating into MAGPRWHPLLLALAVPAEAGVPAGTRNDRVVAALLGLLLCLALALALAWHHLCRLSAGRYHPRPLGHRALELLRGQWHRLRSSEDPAVALGDGDGEVAVRDEEEELMPWSLERRQEQEEEEDEQEEEKEEDEKEEDEEEAEAAPEGGESPLTGEKVAGGSAEALLSDLHAFSGTAAWGDARPHVTAL; encoded by the coding sequence GCTGGCCCGCGGTGGCACCCGCTGCTGCTGGCGCTGGCGGTGCCGGCCGAGGCCGGGGTCCCCGCGGGGACCCGCAATGACCGGGTGGTGGCCGCCCTGCTGGgcctcctgctgtgcctggcactggcACTGGCGCTGGCCTGGCACCACCTGTGCCGCCTCTCGGCCGGCCGCTACCACCCCCGGCCCCTGGGCCACCgggcactggagctgctgcgGGGGCAATGGCACCGGCTGCGCTCATCGGAGGACCCCGCCGTGGCCCTCGGGGATGGTGACGGGGAGGTGGCTGTGCGGGACGAGGAGGAAGAGCTGATGCCCTGGAGCCTGGAGCGgcggcaggagcaggaggaggaggaggatgagcaggaggaggagaaggaggaagatgagaaggaggaggatgaggaggaggccGAGGCAGCTCCGGAGGGCGGGGAGAGCCCCCTGACCGGAGAGAAGGTGGCGGGGGGCAGCGCCGAAGCCCTGCTCAGTGACCTGCACGCCTTCTCGGGGACAGCGGCCTGGGGGGACGCGCGGCCACACGTCACCGCCTTGTGA
- the RPS6KB2 gene encoding ribosomal protein S6 kinase beta-2 — MAGVFDIDLETEEGSDGDEPELGAEMELEPRGNGLEPVGHYEEIEISESSVNNGPEHIGPHCFELLRVLGKGGYGKVFQVRKVQGTNTGKIFAMKVLKKAKIACNAKDTAHTRAERNILEAVKHPFIVDLIYAFQTGGKLYLILECLSGGELFMQLEREGIFLEDTACFYLSEITLALGHLHSHGIIYRDLKPENIMLNSQGHIKLTDFGLCKESIHDGAVTHTFCGTIEYMAPEILVRSGHNRAVDWWSLGALMYDMLTGSPPFTAENRKKTIDKILKGKLVLPPYLTPDARDLLKKFLKRNPSQRVGGGPGDAADVQKQPFFRHINWEDLLARRLDPPFKPCLQSEEDVSQFDTRFTRQTPVDSPDDAAISESANQAFLGFTYVAPSVLESIKEGFSFQPKVRSPRRLNSSPRTPVSPVKFSPFEAFKPVAPGDPMDLGPPQPPPPEGTAPLPIKPSGGAKKQKGGRGRVPR, encoded by the exons ATGGCGGGGGTGTTCGACATCGACCTGGAGACCGAGGAGGGCAGCGACGGGGACGAGCCCGAGCTGGGCGCC gagatggagctggagccCCGGGGGAACGGCCTGGA GCCGGTGGGACACTACGAAGAGATCGAGATTTCCGAGAGCAGCGTCAACAACGGCCCCGAGCACATCGGCCCCCACTGCTTCGAGCTGCTCCGGGTCCTGGGCAAGGGTGGCTACGGCAAG GTGTTCCAGGTGCGCAAAGTGCAGGGCACCAACACGGGGAAGATCTTCGCCATGAAGGTCCTGAAGAAG GCCAAGATCGCCTGCAACGCCAAGGACACAGCACACACCCGGGCGGAGAGGAACATCCTGGAGGCCGTCAAGCACCCCTTCATCGTCGACCTCATCTACGCCTTCCAGACGGGCGGCAAGCTCTACCTCATCCTGGAGTGCCTCAGCG GTGGAGAGCTCTTCATGCAGCTGGAGCGGGAAGGAATCTTCCTGGAGGACACTGCCTG TTTCTACCTGAGCGAGATCACACTGGCGCTGGGTCACCTGCACTCCCACGGGATCATCTACCGGGATCTTAAGCCAGAGAATATCATGCTCAACAGCcaag GTCACATCAAGCTGACAGACTTCGGGCTATGCAAGGAGTCCATCCACGACGGAGCCGTCACCCACACGTTCTGCGGCACCATCGAGTACAt GGCCCCCGAGATCCTGGTGCGGAGCGGGCACAACCGGGCGGTGGACTGGTGGAGCCTGGGTGCCCTGATGTATGACATGCTCACCGGATCG CCGCCGTTCACCGCTGAGAACCGCAAGAAGACCATCGACAAGATCCTCAAGGGGAAGCTGGTGCTGCCGCCCTACCTGACACCCGACGCTCGTGACCTCCTCAAGAAG TTCCTCAAGCGGAACCCCAGCCAGCGGGTCGGGGGCGGCCCCGGTGACGCGGCCGATGTGCAG aaacAGCCCTTCTTCCGCCACATCAACTGGGAGGACCTGCTGGCGCGCAGGCTGGACCCCCCCTTCAAACCCTGCCTG CAGTCAGAGGAGGACGTGAGCCAGTTCGACACCCGCTTCACCCGCCAGACCCCCGTGGACAGCCCCGACGACGCTGCCATCAGCGAGAGTGCCAACCAGGCCTTCCTG GGCTTCACCTACGTGGCCCCCTCGGTGCTGGAGAGCATCAAGGAGGGGTTCTCCTTCCAGCCCAAGGTGCGCTCCCCCCGGCGCCTCAACAGCAGCCCCCGCACCCCCGTCAG CCCTGTGAAGTTCTCCCCCTTCGAGGCGTTCAAGCCAGTGGCTCCAGGAGACCCCATGGATTTAGggcccccccaaccccccccgcCCGAGGGCACGGCCCCCCTGCCCATCAAACCCTCGGGGGGGGCCAAGAAGCAGAaggggggccgggggcgggtGCCCAGGTAG